The following DNA comes from Erigeron canadensis isolate Cc75 chromosome 3, C_canadensis_v1, whole genome shotgun sequence.
GAACGTAGTTGAGTCCTCTCGGAAACTAGATTCTATTCTGACTttgtctctcgtgcaataggaacttttattttataacaacaacaataaggtttataaacaaaagttaaacACTTCACGAAaaacataacacacacacacacatacactgaACATAAACGAATAACATTGTTACAAGAGCTAAagttactgctgattagatcagattagcatgttacataagcctacAAGcaagaaataattctcttattattagttatgaataGTGATCCAAAAACGATTACTaatatgtttgtcctcttaaacactcggtacatccgGTTTCcttgacactttcgacataccctggccaaggacagtcaccatgtaacccgagtagcctaatattcCACTTAATCAAGTTTGCGAACTTAAGTGACCtacattcagatatactcccACAATCAACACAAGCACTAAAATTAAGACATTTGGTGAGTATAGGGAGAAAGCCTTTAAGAATCAAGTCAGCGGTGAtaggtcggtgattcctcacacgcaaagcgacataacttgactcaCCTATGAAAATATACCCAACATTACATAATGCTAAGTAGTTGCATAGTTGTGACATAACTTTAAAGCACTTATGAAAACCTGTgactttctatgagacccatgtagccaactttctgacaacctatcccaagttggaaactttaggtaggctaggtatacaaagacaccccaaggacttacttgtccgaatctcaaaggccacattagctccataattttcaaaagattaattaCATATTTGCATACCTTGTCACAAATATACATCCAAAAAGCAATACACACATATTTATGTATCCGAGACCTTCTATATAAAGaccaaatatacaaaattaaaatgcTTGATCTTTCGTAAGATTTAAGGACCATTCTCAATATAGATCaggcattctcagccatatatctgaatatgttccCCATAAGAATAttgtatacatttaagttcATATTATAAGGAAACattggtactttgtgcctatcaatacatcatataatggtATCACTGAACAAAGCAATTTAAAGTACAATTCGGTAGGCTTAAAAGCTATAGTCTCGTCACGTCTATTCATCTTGATGCAATGAACTTActctatttattattttctttttcttttctgatttttattttgtttttcagaCTCTATTTGACACACATACAAGACGACACAAAACACTAACACATTTTACAAAGTTCCTTTTGAGAGAAACTGTCACTATAGATTTCTCATTCCAATCAATTGAACTAGCAACTCGAAACGAGTCCGGTCAAAAGCCTTAGtgaacagatcagctaaattaaagTCACTCGGCACCTTTTCTAGGACTATTAATTTTTTTCAGCACAATCACGTATAACATGAAACTTATGTCTATGTGCTTCCTACTGTGCTTAACATGATTATTGGTAATGGATATGGTGGATTCATTATCTATCTTTATGGGAGTACAAAGGAAATTCTGACCGTAATCACGCAATTGTCGCTGAATCCATAGAACCTGTGAACAACATCCACGAGCTACCATGTATTCTGCCTCGCAAGACGAGATCACAACAGGAGTCTGTTTCTTACATTGCCAAGAAACCAATCTCCCCCCTAAGAACTGACATCCACCTGAATTCGATTTCCTATCAAAGTTGCAGCCTCCATAGTCAACATATGTATAAGCCACTAACTCAAAGTCTCCCCCAATCGAATACCAAAGACCCAGCACTGGTTGCCCTTTGAGGTAACGAAGAATTTGCTTAACAGCTTTCATGTGACTTTCCCCGGGACAGAACTGATAACGCGCACACAAACAAACTACAAACATGATGTCTGGTCTTGATGCCGTAAGATACATGAAAGAACCTATCATGGCCCTATAACGAGTAGGATCAACTTCTGGATCATTAAGAGATAACATCCCAAGTTGATGGTTCTTTTGTATGGGAGTATCCATTGGTGAAGTATCTTCCATTCCAAATCGTTTCAAAATATCTTGTGCATACTTCGTCTGATGAATGAAGAATCCATCCTTTTTCTGTTCAACTTGCAAACCCAAAAAGAAATTCATCTCTCCCATAGCATATCATCATACATTGCATCTCACataacatatcatcacatcaaacatcatcataataGGATGAACCGTCCtagatgtgcctagtcatcttttgcatcacaTAACATATAAGCATCGTCgtatagtgtgacataagtcacttacattaggcgTGACATAAGTCATTCATtacatataaggtgtaagtttgtgtgtaggcggtcataagacctaacTGGGAACCTCACACTTGACTAGATAGATAAGCCTAATGGCGGTCCATCAAAGttgttaaggaatggcaagctaATCCctgagtaatccgtatgtacaAGACAAGTGGGTtagtaagacctcccgtattactctccacgttgtacctcgttgcaaggagccacccaagcaaccacatcaaacgCATAACCCTGGAAAAGGCatgtacgggttaagcttaacactttcatctctGTAAAATAGCTCGAACAATTGCATCACATAATGTTcacgttacctaaacatcatcacatattcatcctttacgtttgggcccttaaacgtgcacgtgtcatggcaacttattaagtctagtgaactagatgaataagccatgtaatcatgcacattttacatatcatcaacatatatcacatttcaattTATCTTAAGACATTAGatagcatttcatagcatatcattacatcgcatacattgtcaTATCACGTACATTATcatatatcattacatatcgtaTATCgttacatatcatctttcattgcataacGTACTTCATTACAtaatgtatttcataacaactcAAAgtatttcatatcatatcataacgtcaCATATCTATGGGGTaacatttcaggcttcaatatgcatatacatagcccatatcacctcccgtgtaATCCTGATTAACCACAAGTAACAAGATACCAATTGGGGAAGTTATTAGatgaaaaatatgtttttgGTTGAACCCTCaacgtgtcaaagtagtgtatcttacctcaaagAAGCGCACACAAACGATAACTAAGGCTATCGTGCAAAGCAAGTATTCTCGACTACCTATAATACACATAGGACCAATTAATGAGCATGAATGAAGCTAAATCGGTCTATAGTCTATACATGCATCGTATAATAGTCTTTGTTGACTACCTTCATCTATTGTAGACTACTATACTTTtctgtagactactttcatatTTTGACTACTTTCagttttgtagactacttttggCATACAAGAAGACCAAATGAGAGAAAACTCAGTTTTAACAAATCCATAGGACTCAAAGAGCTTTTCAAAAATGTAAGCTTTGTCTCTTGAAGAGCTCTAATGAACAAGTTATGACGTTTTCAAAACAGGCCTGTACAACTTGCCTGAAATTTGATTGCTATtgaaaattaacatttttcgCCCATCTTTGAGCAAAATCAAAAGGAACTTTGTTCATATCGAATTTATATGACACATAGTGCTTTTCAAAAATGTAACATTCATCTCctatttcattattataaagaaGATATGTTTTTTGCAATATAACTGAATTTTCAGACCTTATAAACACTTTGTTTTACCAAAGATCTCGACCGTCAAACATCCATGGAAATTAACCATGATACCTACAGTTCATATACACCCAAAAGTTGATTCCATTGACGCTATGAAATCATATATTGATTCTTGGATTCATTACACACATTTTACAATTGTTTTGACACCCGAAATGACCTAACTTGACCAAATATGAGGTGACATAAATGATCAGTTGAATATTAAATCATGAAAGGAATAACTCAAATACCTGCAGATGGCGAAAGGAACACAATGTGTGAACCAAATCTCACTCAAAACATCAAAGAAACGTTTGAATCGGTCAAGAATTGGTCAAGAGACATATGGGGCGGCTAGGGTTTGATAAAAAGGAAGATGAAACTGATTTGTGATGGCAATTAGGGTCTAATTAacccctaatcccgtttttaggtttcaccctatgtcaaaactagtccatggacttccttatggctcatattagGCTAAAATCACCTATTGGGAATActaacaacacattaaacacttcaagCATCTCTAAAGGCATTTAAAATAAACCTTAAACACCTTATCGCATAAATTATTAAGGCCTTAAAGCCTTACACATAAcgcacattaatcacacataagCATTAAATCTCTTAGAGACTTGACAGACACatagtgttgacttaacgactcaagtcaaccattaaataaaatttttgggatgttacaattccTAAGGTTCCTACCCCAGCATGTGTTACTGGTAATCAACCTATTTCTTGTTGTAATGTACTCTATAAATGTATCGGTAAGATTATTACAAATAGGATTAAGGAAGGCTTATGTGATATTGTTAGCATTAACCAATCGGCTTTTGTTCCTGGTCATAGAATTTCAGATAATATTTTGCTGACGCGGGATCTTATAATTATCATCGTAATGTTGGCCCCCCAAGATGTGCTTTTAAGATTTTTATCCAAAAGGCCTATGATACTGTTGATTGGAAATTCTTGGAAGCCGTTCTCcatggttttggttttcatgAGAGGATGATCAAGTGGATTACGGTTTGTGTTACATCCACATCCTTCTCACTGGCTATTAATGGGAATGTTCATGGGTATTTTAAAGGGGAACGTGGTCTAAGACAGGGGGATCCTATGTCCCCTTATCTCTTTACGCTTGTTATGGAAGTCTTAACACTTATCCTTCATTATGAAGCTACTAATACTTCCAATTTCAGGTTTCATAGTAAGTGTGAAAAACAATGAATTATAAATTTGTGCTTTGCTAATGATCTGTTTCTTTTCTCGAGGGGAGAAATTAAGGAGATGTCGGGACTGGCTCCTAGTATGCCAAAAAGTACAGCTTTCTTTTGTAATGTGTCTGATCATGTGAAACAGTCTATTCTTACAGTGTTGCCTTTTGAAGAAGGAAGCCTTCCGGTTAGGTACCTTGGTGTACCTCTAACTTTGACTAGGCTCCTTTATAAGAATTGCAAAAGCTTGGTAGAAAAGATGGAGAGCTGGATTACTGACTGGAGGAATAAATCCTTATCTTTTGCAGGACGGTTACAGCTTATAAAGTCAGTGCTTTCTTCCTCTCATGTTTATTGGCGATGTATTTATCCTTCCTAGTCGTATTGttatagagaaaaaaatgaggGGTTTTCTATGATGTCATGGACCGATGTCAAAAGGAAAAGCTAAAGTTTCTTGGAACTTGATATGTTTACCAAAATCTAAAAGTTGACTTGGCATAAGGAAAATTAGTGAGGTTAATAAATCGTTGATAGTTTATCATATCTGGAGCATTCTCACTAACAGAGGATCACTATGAATAAAGTGGATTCATTAATACAGGTTGAAAGAATGGAATTTTTGGGACATTCCAGAAGAGCAGAATTGTAGTTGGAGCTGGAGGAAATTGTTGCAATTAAGAGGCTCCATAAGAACTTTTTTATGGTCAAAAATTGGTAATGGGCAAAATACTTCAGTGTGGTTTGATAAATGGTCAGAAAACTGCCTATTAAATCAATTTTTCTCACCTAGACAGATTAAACAAGCCGGATTTAATTTGAATACCAAGGTAGCGGAGGTAATTTGTGATGGGGAATGGTTATGGCCAACAGCTTGGTTGGACATGTATCCGGTCCTAATTCTTCTTCAAAAACCAGCTTTACAACCTAACCAATTACATTCAATATTATGGAAAACTATGGATGGCAAGGAAGAAAACTACTTCTACGAGGGTGTTATGGAACTCGATACACATCAAACAAGATGAAGTTACATGGCATTGAGCTATTTGGTTTTCACAATGTATACCTCGACATGCTTTTCTTGTATGGTTGATCAGGAGACAGAAATTGAAAACTCAAGATAAGATAATACAATGGAATTCGGCGGGAAATGCAAACTTAAACCTCCTTTGTTGTTCTTTATGCAAGAGAGGTCCAGACTCACATGCgcatttgttttttgaatgttCATCCTCCTCGCAGGTTTGGAAGAAGATAAAAATTGTAGCTGAAGTTCCCTCTATGTCTGATTCTTGGGATGACGTTTTACTATGGATCACCTCGAAGAATAAATCCAGATCGGCAAAAAATGTGATCGGAAGACTTCTTGTTGCGGCTATAGGTTATTTTATTTGGCAAGAAAAAAACAATAGGTTATTTACTAATCATGCAAGACCTTAAGGCTGgcaattttgacacgaaacctgttaacacgacacgacacAACCTGTTCTTAATAGGTTTCGTGTTTCACCTTAACGAACTTTGTGTCTTAATAGGTCTGGACCTattaagacctgttaagattTGTGTCTTAACAGATCCAAACTTGTTAAGACCTGTTAGACCTGTTAAGATTTATACTAATAATAGTTAAGGGATAAGATATCCacttattatttcattttagaTTATCCGTTCTCCACCTACTTACACCCCTTTTCTCTCATACATATAAAGAAAACtagaaaagagaaaaagttaGCAAAAACATATCTATATCAAGTGTATCTATACAAACCCTTTATCTCCAAGTTTGATCTAAATCTGTTATCGATTGTCGATCTCCAAGTCTCCAAGTCgtcctttctttttcttctctacAGATCGTGGATCTTGGTTTTCCTTCTCTACAAATCGAGGATCTTGGTACTAGTTGTTGGATTTTTTTTGGCAATATCTAAGATCTAGGATTTTCGTGTTAGCTTTTTCCTATCCATAGTTCGGTATGGGTTTATTGTTTCCGATTAAtctaaaatcatatttgatgattcttgtatatattttgggtcattatattatattatagtttggactatatttttggttattaaatttatattattataatgtaTTCAGAAttccttattttttttgttttgtaaatgTCTTAGTCGGTGCAAAAGGAGAAGCAACAAGATTCGAATAACAGAAAATCAAGTGTTTATGTGGTTTGAAATTGAAATATGAGTTTGTTATGGTTTTGCTTCACTATTCTTGCTATCTAATGTTGTTATGTGCTTAAAATCAAGCATTTTTCAATCAGAACGATTATGCGCTTCATTAGTGTGACTTCTATAGAAATATAGAATGTATGTTACCAGGTTCTTAACAGGTTTGTTATCAGGTGTacctgttaattttcgtgtcgtgttcgtgtctAGAAAAAATGACACGAATGCTTAAAAGGCCGTGTTCGTGTTCGACCTTAACAGATCCGTGTCTTAAGAGGTTTCGTGTAACCTGTTATGCCAGCCTTACAAGACCTCCTGACAAAATTGTGGAACTCATTACCTCTACAATTTGACTCAAACTTGTTACACTCAGGTTTAAAGGTACACATGTTGTGGATCGATTGCTACAAGCTTGGAAGATACCACGTGATATAGTGGTACACACCAGATAACTGAAACTGAGTTTTGTGATCTGCAATGTAGTAGTTATTTCGAAATCCTGGTATAGAAGTTGTTTTTTGTATTGTATGATAGATGATAGCTTGTAACATTGCATGGCATGTCATGCATATGAACTGGTATGGCATTACCACTTGTTTTGTAACGTTTTGGTTATGGTATAAAATTCACCGGGATATcccattaaccaaaaaaatgtCAGCCTGATGGACAGTATGGCGCACCACCAGGAACAGGTTCAACACATTGAGCACTGTTTGGCTCCTTGAAATCTACTTGATCACAATGCGGTTTACCATTGGAAATCGGTAGCTCATCTTTTTGGAACCCCATCCAGTGCGACGCATCAACAAGATCAGGTGTGGCACACTCGGCTCGTAGATCAGGTTCCaagttttctttctcaatctcAATTTTCCCATGTTCGAAATCCTGTATCTGCGCACATTTTTCAGTAATAAATGGGAAAGCAGAAACTAAGTCAGAAGTCCCACTTGAATCAATGAATATGTCATTCATTGTCTCGTTCCTCTTCAATCCGTATTCCTCTATGTGACCTAAAAACGCCTCATCTTCCCTCCTTTACTGCTCGGTAAATTCCTTATTTGACTCTCTCAGCATTTCTGGAATCATATCCAGCTTTGAATCAATGCTAGATGATTGAGTAGAATTTTGATTCTGATTTTGCCATTCGAATGATCCTTGACTTTGATTCTCGTATTGGTTCTCATATTGTTCTCATATTGTGCCTCATACCGGCATTGGTATGGGCCTTGTTGGTACCCATAATCTTGACATTACTTGTAAAAGTCATCCTGATTTAGATAATTCTGTTGAGGTCACTGTTGGAAGGATCTTTGTTGGTGGTTGAACTGTTGGTATGCTTGATTTGGATTCAGTATATTATCACCACTCCATCCAAAGTTTGTCTGATTCATCCATCTTGAGTTAAAAGTAATTTGCATACGGATCATATCCCCTTCCTCGTTTTTCCCTCCATCTAGGATATGCATTTGAAGAGTAATAATCAATCCGAAATTCCTTATATGCATGCACAAAAAGTAactgaaaacaaacaaaaaataaaaacaaaagcttaaaatagaacaaaaaataataaatgcaGAAAGTAAACTAAAGTAACAAGGAAATATCTTTTTGTATTCTTAATTCCTAAACTAGGTGGACTCGGCACAAATAACTAACTCACAATAAATAGTTTTAcgaaaatccaaatcaaataatagtgaataaatccaaatcaaataattaactcACAATAAATACTCGGCACAAATATCTTTTTGTATTCTGAATGACTATGGTGACGATGTGGGTCCCATACTTATAGAGGTTACGGATCCAGGGGAAATTATGAAAAAAAGGAGACCCGTGAGGAGGACGATTTTGATGCTGATGTGGATGAGCAAATCGAAATTCATGATGAAACAACAAATTTCATGGCGGGGGGCGCTAGACCTCCTACTTCTTCTaagggggcaagcactcccggtGAACAGGTGTCCAATGGGTAGTATAGTTGCATGGAACATTAGGGGTTTGAACCGGCCTCTAAAACAAAAAGAGGTTCGCCAGGTAGTTGCTGAAAACTATTTACAAATTTGTGCTATTATGGGATCTCACATGGATGTGTCTCGAGTGTTTGATATCTGTAAGAAGATATGTAATACTTGGGATTGGACATCTAATGGTAATGTGTGTGATAAAGGGACTAGAATCATCATTGGGTGGAATACGGATTTAGTTGATGTAATGGTCTTATCTCAGTCTAGCCAAGTGATGCATGTACAGATTCAGTTCAAACTTGATAGTAAGATATTGTTTTGCTCCTTTGTTTATGCCAAGAACCATTATAAGGAAAGACGTGAGCTTTGGGATAATTTAGAGGTGCACAAGTTGTTTGTGCGTGACAAGCCATGGTGTATCCATGGTGACTTTAACTCATCACTTAACTTAGAAGATAATTTTGCTGGCTCGTCGTCTGTTAGCATAGGTATGCGGGATTTTAGAGCTTGTGTTGAGAATATTGAGGTACTTGACATTAAAAGATCCGGTGTTCATTTTATGTGGAACCAGAAACCTAAACAAGGAACATGTACCCTTAAGAAGATAGATAGGGTGATGGGGAACCTGCATTTCATGGCCGAATTCCCTGCTTCTCATGCTATATTTCAGCCATACCGCGTTTCTGATCACTCACCATGTATTCTAAAACTTCCTAATGTTGCCAGGTCTCGTCCTAAAACTTTTAAGTTTGTTAATCTGTTGGCTGAAAAAACAGGTTTCCTTGACCTGGTTACTAAAGCCTGGGAGGTTGAGCTTGAAGGGCATCATATGTATAAGATTGTCAAGAGGCTTAAATTGTTGAAAACACCTCTGAGGAGCCTTCTCTTCATTCAAGGAAATTTGCACAGCCGGGTTAACAATCTGAGAAAGGAGTTAGATACTCTCCAACTCAAGATTGATAGTGATCCATCTAATGCCGATTTAAGAAAGCAAGAAGTTGAATGCTTAAATGGTTTTAAAGAAGCTGTCTTAGATGAGGAACGCTTCCTGAAACAAAAGGCTAAAATAAATTGGCTTCAGGTGGGAGATTCGAACTCTGCTTACTTTTATAACTCTATCAAGTGCAAGAACCATAGGAGTCGTATTGAAGTAATAAAAGACATTAATGGTGCTGTTCTTGAGGGAGGTTCTGTGGCCGATGCTTTTGTTAAACATTATGAGAATTTCTTGGGTATGGAAGGATCGACAAAACAGCCTCCGGATAGGCGCTTGTTTACTCGGAAAGTTGATGCCCAAAAGGCTGTTAATATGGTGAGACATATTTCGGATGAGGAAATTAAAGATGTTATGTTTTCGATAGGAGATAACAAGGCTGTTAATATGGTGAGACATATTTCGGTCCTGATGGTTACTCGGCTGTTTTCTTTAAAAAGGCGTGGGATATTATTGGTAAAGACATTTCTCTTGCTATAAGGGATTTCTTTCGGAATGGAAACCTGCTTAAGGAGCTAAATCATACGATTATAGCACTGGTCCCTAAGGTAAATAGCCCCACGGTTATCAATGATTACCGTCTTATATCTTGTTGTAATGTGCTTTATAAGTGTATTAGTAAGATTCTAACTAACAGATTGAAAGAGGGCTTGGATGATGTTGTTAGTATCAACCAATCAGCATTTATTCCTGGAAGGA
Coding sequences within:
- the LOC122591611 gene encoding secreted RxLR effector protein 161-like — translated: MGEMNFFLGLQVEQKKDGFFIHQTKYAQDILKRFGMEDTSPMDTPIQKNHQLGMLSLNDPEVDPTRYRAMIGSFMYLTASRPDIMFVVCLCARYQFCPGESHMKAVKQILRYLKGQPVLGLWYSIGGDFELVAYTYVDYGGCNFDRKSNSGGCQFLGGRLVSWQCKKQTPVVISSCEAEYMVARGCCSQVLWIQRQLRDYGQNFLCTPIKIDNESTISITNNHVKHSRKHIDISFMLYVIVLKKINSPRKGAE